Proteins found in one Sorghum bicolor cultivar BTx623 chromosome 1, Sorghum_bicolor_NCBIv3, whole genome shotgun sequence genomic segment:
- the LOC110431921 gene encoding uncharacterized protein LOC110431921: protein MSSARGNNREAFINPYELQRMAQCARNQKKFTELKLGQCTRALQQPIQPRKRLKKTQETREATATNHNLRPRPERPNSDIAITNEENASYGVTGDFLSENEDMHSSTKKKRKGGRSITRMDDILSKEPGSMSKIKIELNDKGQPIGENYRKLSSVIGVQARKTLPLGCSDWRLVDGEKKITLWKEIKKRFDIDDKALDWVMSSAGAKWKQFKAKLKQQIFDETLTDEELKNLHGHRIDDHELESLLKYWRSPESQALAARGKDNRAKVKFMHTSGSVSYASAAYKLGQQLGRPPRRYEVYTKTHTRKNGVPLSQAATTINELKEVVQARPELMDRTIQQGDAFVAVCGVKEPRGRVRCLGLGPTPQDIGTPGLKAYTSTKLQIQVLARQKAESDLRVLEQRILEMQEREAQRMALEL, encoded by the exons ATGTCAAGCGCAAGAGGAAACAATAGGGAAGCTTTTATCAATCCATATGAGCTGCAGAGAATGGCACAATGTGCAAGGAACCAAAAGAAGTTCACTGAGTTGAAACTTGGACAATGTACAAGGGCCTTACAACAGCCAATTCAACCAAGGAAAAGATTGAAG AAAACTCAGGAGACAAGGGAAGCAACAGCTACCAATCATAATTTGCGGCCAAGGCCTGAAAGACCAAATTCTGATATTGCAATTACAAATGAGGAAAATGCTAGCTATGGAGTAACTGGAGACTTCTTAAGTGAGAATGAAG ATATGCATAGTAGTACaaaaaagaagaggaaaggAGGAAGGAGTATCACTAGAATGGATGATATATTATCAAAGGAACCTGGCAGCATGTCTAAAATTAAAATAGAACTAAATGACAAAGGGCAGCCTATTGGAGAAAATTATAGGAAGCTTTCTAGTGTTATTGGAGTTCAAGCTAGGAAAACGTTGCCACTTGGATGCTCTGATTGGAGGCTTGTGGATGGTGAAAAGAAAATAACACTTTGGAAAGAAATCAAG AAACGATTTGATATAGATGACAAAGCCTTGGACTGGGTTATGTCTAGTGCTGGAGCGAAATGGAAGCAGTTTAAGGCAAAACTTAAGCAACAAATTTTTGATGAAACATTGACTGATGAGGAACTCAAGAACTTACATGGTCATAGAATAGATGATCATGAATTGGAATCTCTTCTCAAATATTGGAGGTCTCCCGAGTCTCAA GCTCTAGCGGCAAGAGGAAAAGACAATCGTGCAAAGGTGAAGTTTATGCACACGTCTGGTAGTGTGAGCTACGCTTCTGCTGCATATAAACTG GGTCAGCAACTTGGGCGCCCTCCTCGAAGATATGAAGTCTATACAAAAACACATACAAGAAAAAACGGTGTGCCTTTAAGCCAAGCAGCAACAACAATT AACGAGCTGAAAGAAGTTGTTCAAGCCCGTCCGGAGTTGATGGATAGAACGATTCAGCAAGGTGATGCTTTTGTTGCTGTTTGTGGAGTAAAGGAGCCAAGGGGGCGAGTCCGTTGTTTGGGTTTGGGACCAACTCCTCAAGACATTGGTACCCCAGGACTTAAGGCATACACATCGACAAAGCTCCAAATACAAGTTTTGGCACGTCAAAAGGCTGAAAGTGACCTTAGAGTGCTAGAACAACGTATCTtggaaatgcaagaaagggaagCGCAAAGGATGGCGCTAGAACTTTGA
- the LOC8062924 gene encoding myosin-binding protein 2 isoform X1 — translation MVSQAPMAGAGAGVGATLTAALCKRSNRVARVLAYALLEWILIALLLANGVFSYLISRFAAFFGLAPPCALCSRLGVDSLFEAHSHPHPHHRGGGAEPLRRLLCDVHAAELSRLGYCSAHRRLADAGDMCEDCAAAAAPEKAMLSWMGRSELGERDLACACCGVALESGFYSPPFLLTASAPRGSDCAHKEEEEAARPNENVVFVSEKGPVIELFDEKPFVEDDSIGVLAYGAEVAANVERMVPLESIDDSLVVTMGTVSSQSGGKGKEAVDHGDVRQSNVDMENTVSTNEEKIVMTSDDDKVDGVVDRLIDEQIAALVFAPACIEATLDDGINAGKTTEAFADHQSPEDDSGLKDKDQKISFEDEISEDEQAEQATPQQELCAMPTDPSDHEFVERLDRSIELERFPWAESKHKMNSMPMEASEHVTVTQIEEKDQKISFEDEISEDEQAEQATPQQELCAMPTDPSDHEFVERLERSIELEHFPRAESKDKMNSMPVEASEHVAVTKTEEKQVQQAEVNQELDSIPVHSGEDVDEELEGERTAQAGLEQECDSVPIDSGEHGCLTSYAHTDDEQAEVKQKVTSVTADVLQYAADNFNVNTNTWKEDIEEDPTEAALTAIHQISYEPLTSLDKFSPDHSVSEEDREPDTPTHIEGICDSQELLDSKAAASDAKSVDSSVATLSTDLESTELVSVDQLKSALASTRKSLKTLYSELENERNAAAIAADETMAMINRLQEQKAAMQMEAIQYQRLMEEQSEYDQEALQRLNELVVKREKEKQDLERELELYRHKVHLYEVKMRKMSRHKADDQNGSSSTSSSAEDSDDLSQSFYEGDESSHGLNGSNGSIPTDVVLQETARHLVTLDGSLPDFEEERLSILEQLKVLEDKLFDLDDEESDSMKHLSEENHLSGASNGFSDDDSCFKLHDKRKSVTYRGKKLLPLFDDATVEAGNIPQGDEAHHSTEVTLDLAREQHKLAIANEIDQVNERLHALETDKEYIKQCVRTLKKGGKGFDLLQEILQHLRDLRRIEQRARNSGELSPHYLHLYTD, via the exons ATGGTGTCGCAGGCTCCCatggcgggggcgggggcgggcgTGGGCGCCACCCTCACCGCGGCGCTGTGCAAGAGGAGCAACCGCGTGGCGCGGGTGCTCGCGTACGCGCTGCTCGAGTGGATCCTCATCGCGCTGCTCCTCGCCAACGGCGTCTTCTCCTACCTCATCTCCCGGTTCGCCGCCTTCTTCGGCCTCGCGCCGCCGTGTGCGCTCTGCTCCCGCCTCGGCGTCGACAGCCTCTTCGAGGCCCACTCCCACCCGCACCCGCACCACCGGGGCGGGGGCGCCGAGCCCCTGCGCCGCCTGCTGTGCGACGTGCACGCCGCCGAGCTGTCGCGACTCGGCTACTGCAGCGCGCACCGCCGGCTCGCGGATGCCGGGGACATGTGCGAGGActgcgccgccgcggcggcgcctgAGAAGGCGATGCTGTCGTGGATGGGCCGGAGCGAGCTTGGAGAGCGGGACCTCGCCTGTGCCTGCTGCGGCGTCGCGCTCGAGAGCGGCTTCTACTCGCCGCCGTTCTTGCTCACCGCGTCGGCGCCGCGTGGCTCGGATTGTGCGcacaaggaagaggaagaggcagCGAGGCCAAATGAAAACGTGGTCTTTGTCTCCGAGAAAGGCCCTGTGATCGAGCTCTTCGACGAGAAGCCATTTGTTGAGGATGACTCAATTGGCGTCTTGGCTTATGGTGCCGAGGTTGCTGCCAATGTTGAGCGGATGGTGCCTCTTGAATCAATTGATGATTCCTTGGTGGTCACTATGGGCACTGTGTCATCTCAATCTGGTGGTAAAGGAAAGGAAGCAGTTGATCATGGTGATGTAAGGCAGAGCAACGTGGACATGGAGAACACAGTTAGTACCAATGAGGAGAAAATTGTCATGACATCTGATGATGACAAGGTTGATGGTGTGGTTGATCGGCTGATTGATGAACAGATTGCTGCCCTAGTCTTTGCGCCAGCTTGTATAGAAGCTACACTTGATGATGGGATAAATGCAGGCAAAACCACGGAGGCCTTTGCTGATCATCAGT CTCCTGAGGATGACAGTGGATTGAAAGATAAGGATCAGAAAATATCATTTGAAGATGAGATATCTGAGGATGAGCAAGCTGAACAAGCTACTCCACAACAGGAATTGTGTGCCATGCCAACAGATCCTAGTGACCATGAATTTGTTGAGAGGTTAGACAGAAGTATTGAGTTGGAGCGTTTTCCATGGGCTGAGTCAAAGCATAAAATGAACTCTATGCCAATGGAAGCTTCTGAGCATGTCACTGTAACTCAGATCGAGGAGAAGGATCAGAAAATATCATTTGAAGATGAGATATCTGAGGATGAGCAAGCTGAACAGGCTACTCCACAACAAGAATTGTGTGCCATGCCAACAGATCCTAGTGACCATGAATTTGTTGAGAGGTTAGAAAGAAGTATCGAGTTGGAGCATTTTCCACGGGCTGAGTCAAAGGATAAAATGAACTCTATGCCAGTGGAAGCCTCTGAGCATGTTGCTGTAACTAAGACTGAGGAGAAGCAGGTTCAACAAGCTGAGGTAAATCAGGAGTTGGATTCAATACCAGTACATTCCGGGGAGGATGTTGATGAAGAACTTGAAGGAGAGAGAACCGCACAGGCTGGGTTGGAACAAGAGTGTGACTCTGTGCCAATTGATTCTGGGGAACATGGTTGCCTAACTTCATATGCTCATACTGATGATGAGCAAGCTGAGGTGAAGCAGAAAGTCACTTCTGTAACAGCAGATGTTCTACAGTATGCAGCAGACAATTTTAATGTTAACACAAACACATGGAAAG AAGATATTGAAGAGGATCCAACTGAAGCTGCTCTAACGGCCATACATCAAATTTCTTATGAACCTTTGACAAGCTTAGACAAGTTCTCTCCGGATCATAGTGTCTCTGAAGAAGACAGAGAGCCTGATACACCGACTCATATTGAAGGTATATGTGATTCACAGGAACTGTTGGATTCTAAAGCAGCTGCTTCTGATGCTAAATCTGTAGATTCAAGTGTTGCTACTTTGTCTACTGATCTGGAAAGCACTGAATTGGTGAGCGTCGATCAACTAAAATCTGCTTTGGCTTCCACCCGCAAGTCATTGAAGACCCTATAttctgaacttgaaaatgagagGAACGCTGCTGCTATAGCTGCTGATGAAACCATGGCAATGATAAACCGCTTGCAAGAACAGAAAGCTGCAATGCAGATGGAGGCGATCCAGTACCAGCGGCTTATGGAGGAACAGTCAGAGTATGACCAAGAAGCACTGCAGAGGCTGAATGAACTAGTTGTTAAGAGAGAGAAGGAGAAGCAAGATCTGGAGAGAGAACTGGAGCTGTATCGCCACAAGGTTCATCTCTATGAGGTAAAGATGAGGAAAATGTCAAGGCACAAGGCTGATGACCAGAATGGATCATCGTCAACTTCATCGAGTGCTGAGGACAGTGATGACCTTTCGCAAAGTTTCTATGAAGGTGATGAATCGTCCCATGGTCTTAATGGAAGCAATGGGAGTATTCCTACAGATGTTGTGCTACAAGAAACTGCCAGGCATCTTGTTACCCTTGATGGTTCACTACCTGATTTTGAGGAAGAGAGACTCTCCATACTGGAACAGCTTAAAGTGCTAGAGGATAAACTTTTtgatcttgatgatgaagaatccGATAGCATGAAGCATTTGTCAGAAGAAAACCATTTAAGTGGAGCCTCAAATGGTTTCTCTGATGATGATAGCTGCTTTAAACTTCATGACAAAAGAAAAAGTGTAACCTACAGAGGAAAGAAGCTCCTTCCATTGTTTGACGATGCTACTGTGGAAGCTGGCAACATCCCCCAAGGTGATGAGGCACATCATTCAACAGAGGTAACACTGGACCTTGCTAGAGAGCAACATAAGCTTGCAATTGCCAATGAAATCGATCAAGTAAATGAGAGGCTGCACGCTCTTGAGACAGATAAGGAATATATAAAACAGTGTGTGAGGACTTTGAAAAAAGGAGGCAAAGGGTTTGATCTTCTTCAGGAGATATTACAGCATCTCCGGGACCTAAGAAGGATTGAGCAGCGTGCAAGGAACTCTGGGGAGCTTTCGCCTCATTACCTACATCTTTACACGGACTGA
- the LOC8062924 gene encoding myosin-binding protein 3 isoform X2 gives MVSQAPMAGAGAGVGATLTAALCKRSNRVARVLAYALLEWILIALLLANGVFSYLISRFAAFFGLAPPCALCSRLGVDSLFEAHSHPHPHHRGGGAEPLRRLLCDVHAAELSRLGYCSAHRRLADAGDMCEDCAAAAAPEKAMLSWMGRSELGERDLACACCGVALESGFYSPPFLLTASAPRGSDCAHKEEEEAARPNENVVFVSEKGPVIELFDEKPFVEDDSIGVLAYGAEVAANVERMVPLESIDDSLVVTMGTVSSQSGGKGKEAVDHGDVRQSNVDMENTVSTNEEKIVMTSDDDKVDGVVDRLIDEQIAALVFAPACIEATLDDGINAGKTTEAFADHQSPEDDSGLKDKDQKISFEDEISEDEQAEQATPQQELCAMPTDPSDHEFVERLDRSIELERFPWAESKHKMNSMPMEASEHVTVTQIEEKDQKISFEDEISEDEQAEQATPQQELCAMPTDPSDHEFVERLERSIELEHFPRAESKDKMNSMPVEASEHVAVTKTEEKQVQQAEVNQELDSIPVHSGEDVDEELEGERTAQAGLEQECDSVPIDSGEHGCLTSYAHTDDEQAEVKQKVTSVTADVLQYAADNFNVNTNTWKDIEEDPTEAALTAIHQISYEPLTSLDKFSPDHSVSEEDREPDTPTHIEGICDSQELLDSKAAASDAKSVDSSVATLSTDLESTELVSVDQLKSALASTRKSLKTLYSELENERNAAAIAADETMAMINRLQEQKAAMQMEAIQYQRLMEEQSEYDQEALQRLNELVVKREKEKQDLERELELYRHKVHLYEVKMRKMSRHKADDQNGSSSTSSSAEDSDDLSQSFYEGDESSHGLNGSNGSIPTDVVLQETARHLVTLDGSLPDFEEERLSILEQLKVLEDKLFDLDDEESDSMKHLSEENHLSGASNGFSDDDSCFKLHDKRKSVTYRGKKLLPLFDDATVEAGNIPQGDEAHHSTEVTLDLAREQHKLAIANEIDQVNERLHALETDKEYIKQCVRTLKKGGKGFDLLQEILQHLRDLRRIEQRARNSGELSPHYLHLYTD, from the exons ATGGTGTCGCAGGCTCCCatggcgggggcgggggcgggcgTGGGCGCCACCCTCACCGCGGCGCTGTGCAAGAGGAGCAACCGCGTGGCGCGGGTGCTCGCGTACGCGCTGCTCGAGTGGATCCTCATCGCGCTGCTCCTCGCCAACGGCGTCTTCTCCTACCTCATCTCCCGGTTCGCCGCCTTCTTCGGCCTCGCGCCGCCGTGTGCGCTCTGCTCCCGCCTCGGCGTCGACAGCCTCTTCGAGGCCCACTCCCACCCGCACCCGCACCACCGGGGCGGGGGCGCCGAGCCCCTGCGCCGCCTGCTGTGCGACGTGCACGCCGCCGAGCTGTCGCGACTCGGCTACTGCAGCGCGCACCGCCGGCTCGCGGATGCCGGGGACATGTGCGAGGActgcgccgccgcggcggcgcctgAGAAGGCGATGCTGTCGTGGATGGGCCGGAGCGAGCTTGGAGAGCGGGACCTCGCCTGTGCCTGCTGCGGCGTCGCGCTCGAGAGCGGCTTCTACTCGCCGCCGTTCTTGCTCACCGCGTCGGCGCCGCGTGGCTCGGATTGTGCGcacaaggaagaggaagaggcagCGAGGCCAAATGAAAACGTGGTCTTTGTCTCCGAGAAAGGCCCTGTGATCGAGCTCTTCGACGAGAAGCCATTTGTTGAGGATGACTCAATTGGCGTCTTGGCTTATGGTGCCGAGGTTGCTGCCAATGTTGAGCGGATGGTGCCTCTTGAATCAATTGATGATTCCTTGGTGGTCACTATGGGCACTGTGTCATCTCAATCTGGTGGTAAAGGAAAGGAAGCAGTTGATCATGGTGATGTAAGGCAGAGCAACGTGGACATGGAGAACACAGTTAGTACCAATGAGGAGAAAATTGTCATGACATCTGATGATGACAAGGTTGATGGTGTGGTTGATCGGCTGATTGATGAACAGATTGCTGCCCTAGTCTTTGCGCCAGCTTGTATAGAAGCTACACTTGATGATGGGATAAATGCAGGCAAAACCACGGAGGCCTTTGCTGATCATCAGT CTCCTGAGGATGACAGTGGATTGAAAGATAAGGATCAGAAAATATCATTTGAAGATGAGATATCTGAGGATGAGCAAGCTGAACAAGCTACTCCACAACAGGAATTGTGTGCCATGCCAACAGATCCTAGTGACCATGAATTTGTTGAGAGGTTAGACAGAAGTATTGAGTTGGAGCGTTTTCCATGGGCTGAGTCAAAGCATAAAATGAACTCTATGCCAATGGAAGCTTCTGAGCATGTCACTGTAACTCAGATCGAGGAGAAGGATCAGAAAATATCATTTGAAGATGAGATATCTGAGGATGAGCAAGCTGAACAGGCTACTCCACAACAAGAATTGTGTGCCATGCCAACAGATCCTAGTGACCATGAATTTGTTGAGAGGTTAGAAAGAAGTATCGAGTTGGAGCATTTTCCACGGGCTGAGTCAAAGGATAAAATGAACTCTATGCCAGTGGAAGCCTCTGAGCATGTTGCTGTAACTAAGACTGAGGAGAAGCAGGTTCAACAAGCTGAGGTAAATCAGGAGTTGGATTCAATACCAGTACATTCCGGGGAGGATGTTGATGAAGAACTTGAAGGAGAGAGAACCGCACAGGCTGGGTTGGAACAAGAGTGTGACTCTGTGCCAATTGATTCTGGGGAACATGGTTGCCTAACTTCATATGCTCATACTGATGATGAGCAAGCTGAGGTGAAGCAGAAAGTCACTTCTGTAACAGCAGATGTTCTACAGTATGCAGCAGACAATTTTAATGTTAACACAAACACATGGAAAG ATATTGAAGAGGATCCAACTGAAGCTGCTCTAACGGCCATACATCAAATTTCTTATGAACCTTTGACAAGCTTAGACAAGTTCTCTCCGGATCATAGTGTCTCTGAAGAAGACAGAGAGCCTGATACACCGACTCATATTGAAGGTATATGTGATTCACAGGAACTGTTGGATTCTAAAGCAGCTGCTTCTGATGCTAAATCTGTAGATTCAAGTGTTGCTACTTTGTCTACTGATCTGGAAAGCACTGAATTGGTGAGCGTCGATCAACTAAAATCTGCTTTGGCTTCCACCCGCAAGTCATTGAAGACCCTATAttctgaacttgaaaatgagagGAACGCTGCTGCTATAGCTGCTGATGAAACCATGGCAATGATAAACCGCTTGCAAGAACAGAAAGCTGCAATGCAGATGGAGGCGATCCAGTACCAGCGGCTTATGGAGGAACAGTCAGAGTATGACCAAGAAGCACTGCAGAGGCTGAATGAACTAGTTGTTAAGAGAGAGAAGGAGAAGCAAGATCTGGAGAGAGAACTGGAGCTGTATCGCCACAAGGTTCATCTCTATGAGGTAAAGATGAGGAAAATGTCAAGGCACAAGGCTGATGACCAGAATGGATCATCGTCAACTTCATCGAGTGCTGAGGACAGTGATGACCTTTCGCAAAGTTTCTATGAAGGTGATGAATCGTCCCATGGTCTTAATGGAAGCAATGGGAGTATTCCTACAGATGTTGTGCTACAAGAAACTGCCAGGCATCTTGTTACCCTTGATGGTTCACTACCTGATTTTGAGGAAGAGAGACTCTCCATACTGGAACAGCTTAAAGTGCTAGAGGATAAACTTTTtgatcttgatgatgaagaatccGATAGCATGAAGCATTTGTCAGAAGAAAACCATTTAAGTGGAGCCTCAAATGGTTTCTCTGATGATGATAGCTGCTTTAAACTTCATGACAAAAGAAAAAGTGTAACCTACAGAGGAAAGAAGCTCCTTCCATTGTTTGACGATGCTACTGTGGAAGCTGGCAACATCCCCCAAGGTGATGAGGCACATCATTCAACAGAGGTAACACTGGACCTTGCTAGAGAGCAACATAAGCTTGCAATTGCCAATGAAATCGATCAAGTAAATGAGAGGCTGCACGCTCTTGAGACAGATAAGGAATATATAAAACAGTGTGTGAGGACTTTGAAAAAAGGAGGCAAAGGGTTTGATCTTCTTCAGGAGATATTACAGCATCTCCGGGACCTAAGAAGGATTGAGCAGCGTGCAAGGAACTCTGGGGAGCTTTCGCCTCATTACCTACATCTTTACACGGACTGA
- the LOC8062925 gene encoding DEAD-box ATP-dependent RNA helicase 21, whose product MKRSADALTEPAKPVFLTKAERERLALERRQAAVSDQRRTALDLLQSLPRPPPPPPAGGAPPSGSNLAPRDSSNSHRDSSDRDRDRDRDRDRERRRDDDSRRDRDRDRDRDRDRDDSSRRDRDRDRRDRDRDRDRDRERERERERERDRDRERGDRGERERDRLEKMAEREREKELDAIKEQYLGSKKPKKRVIKPSEKFRFSFDWENTEDTSRDMNALYQSPHEARLLFGRGFLAGIDRREQKKAAAAHEKETRAELRRKAGVEDRPEDDAVDKKKAAAAEMYDAFDMRVDRHWSEKALEEMTERDWRIFREDFNISYKGSRIPRPMRKWSESKLGTELLRAIDKAGYEKPSPIQMAAIPLGLQQRDVIGIAETGSGKTAAFVLPMLSYITRLPPISEENEAEGPYAVVMAPTRELAQQIEEETVKFATYLGIKVVSIVGGQSIEEQGFKIRQGCEIVIATPGRLLDCLERRYAVLNQCNYVVLDEADRMIDMGFEPQVVGVLDAMPSSNLKPENEDEELDEKRIYRTTYMFSATMPPAVERLARKYLRNPVVVTIGTAGKATDLITQNVIMVKESEKMPRLQKILTDLGDKTAIVFCNTKKTADMRAKDLDKAGFRVTTLHGGKSQDQREISLDGFRNRRFNVLVATDVAGRGIDIPDVAHVINYEMPSSVDTYTHRIGRTGRAGKKGVATSFLTLENTDIFFDLKQMLIQSNSPVPPELARHEASKFKPGSIPDRPPRRNDTVFANH is encoded by the coding sequence ATGAAGCGCTCGGCCGACGCGCTGACGGAGCCGGCGAAGCCTGTGTTCCTCACCAAGGCGGAGCGGGAGCGCCTCGCGCTCGAGCGCCGCCAggccgccgtctccgaccagcgCCGCACCGCGCTCGACCTCCTCCAGTCCCTGCCCCGgccccctccgccgccgcctgccgGCGGCGCTCCCCCGTCCGGCTCCAACCTCGCTCCTCGCGACTCCTCCAACTCCCATCGTGACTCCTCCGACAGGGACCGAGACAGAGACAGAGACAGAGACCGGGAACGCCGCCGCGACGACGACTCCCGCCGCGACCGAGATCGGGATCGAGATAGGGACCGCGACCGAGATGACTCCTCCCGCCGCGACAGGGACCGAGACCGTCGCGACCGCGACCGCGACCGTGACAGGGATCGGgagcgggagcgggagcgggagcgggaGCGAGACCGTGACAGGGAGCGTGGGGATCGCGGGGAGCGGGAGAGGGACCGGCTGGAGAAGATGGCGGAGCGGGAGCGAGAGAAGGAGCTCGACGCGATCAAGGAGCAGTACCTTGGGTCCAAGAAGCCCAAGAAGAGGGTTATCAAGCCCTCGGAGAAGTTCCGCTTCTCCTTTGACTGGGAGAACACCGAGGACACCAGCCGCGACATGAATGCGCTCTACCAGTCGCCGCACGAGGCCAGGCTGCTCTTTGGCCGGGGCTTCCTTGCTGGTATTGACCGACGTGAGCAGAAGAAGGCGGCAGCTGCGCATGAGAAGGAGACCCGTGCAGAGCTGCGGCGCAAGGCCGGTGTGGAGGACCGTCCAGAGGATGATGCTGTAgataagaagaaggctgctgctgctgaaatGTATGATGCTTTTGATATGCGCGTGGACAGGCACTGGTCTGAGAAGGCGCTTGAGGAGATGACTGAGCGAGATTGGCGTATTTTCCGTGAGGATTTCAATATCTCCTATAAGGGTTCTCGCATACCCCGGCCAATGCGGAAGTGGAGTGAAAGCAAGCTTGGCACCGAGTTGCTTCGCGCTATTGACAAGGCTGGATATGAAAAACCATCACCAATCCAGATGGCTGCCATTCCGCTAGGTCTACAGCAGCGTGATGTTATTGGTATTGCTGAGACAGGTTCCGGAAAGACTGCAGCTTTTGTACTCCCCATGTTGTCTTACATTACCCGATTGCCACCCATAAGCGAGGAGAATGAGGCCGAGGGTCCCTATGCTGTTGTGATGGCACCTACTCGTGAGCTTGCTCAACAAATTGAGGAGGAGACTGTGAAATTTGCAACCTATCTAGGCATTAAAGTTGTGTCGATTGTTGGTGGTCAGTCAATTGAGGAGCAGGGTTTCAAGATTAGGCAGGGCTGTGAGATTGTAATTGCTACACCTGGTCGGCTTCTTGATTGCTTGGAAAGGAGGTATGCTGTTCTCAACCAGTGCAACTATGTTGTGCTCGATGAGGCTGATAGGATGATTGATATGGGTTTTGAGCCACAAGTTGTTGGTGTCCTTGACGCCATGCCATCGAGTAACTTGAAACCTGAAAATGAGGATGAggaacttgatgagaagaggattTACAGGACTACTTATATGTTCAGTGCCACCATGCCTCCTGCTGTGGAGCGTCTTGCTAGGAAGTATCTCCGAAACCCAGTTGTTGTGACAATTGGTACAGCTGGCAAGGCCACTGATCTGATCACCCAGAATGTGATCATGGTGAAGGAGTCTGAGAAGATGCCACGGCTCCAGAAGATACTCACAGATCTCGGAGACAAGACAGCCATTGTGTTCTGCAATACTAAGAAGACAGCGGACATGCGCGCTAAGGATCTGGACAAGGCAGGCTTCCGCGTCACAACCCTGCATGGTGGGAAGTCACAAGACCAGAGAGAGATCAGCCTTGATGGATTTAGAAACCGTCGGTTCAATGTTCTTGTGGCTACTGATGTTGCAGGGCGTGGTATTGATATTCCTGATGTTGCACACGTGATTAACTATGAGATGCCTAGTTCAGTCGACACATACACACATCGCATTGGAAGGACAGGTCGTGCTGGAAAGAAGGGAGTGGCAACTTCATTTTTAACTCTGGAGAACACTGATATTTTCTTTGATCTGAAACAGATGCTTATACAGAGCAACAGTCCTGTGCCACCTGAACTTGCAAGGCATGAGGCATCAAAATTTAAGCCAGGCTCGATTCCTGATAGACCTCCAAGGCGAAATGATACAGTCTTTGCAAATCATTGA
- the LOC8062926 gene encoding peptidyl-prolyl cis-trans isomerase FKBP17-2, chloroplastic, which yields MATFLGSSPALLARPIAKPHVSCTQTPRPPSAQNQPPSSEQPQPQTQQQSVQAPVAAPARPKRAGGADSTDWVASSLTRRFGIGAGLAWAGFLAVGVVSEQLKTRFEVAQQQANTKDVEQEQEVVLPNGIRYYEMRVGGGDVPRTGDLVVIDLQGRVAGGEAFVDTFGDGKRPLALVMGSRPYTRGMCEGVEYVLRSMRAGGKRRVVVPPGLAFGDDGADFGEEHVQIPPGATLEYVVQVDKVSIAPA from the exons ATGGCCACCTTCCTGGGAAGCTCACCGGCGCTCCTCGCCCGTCCCATCGCCAAGCCGCACGTCTCCTGCACGCAGACCCCGCGCCCGCCAAGCGCCCAGAACCAGCCGCCGTCCAGCGAGCAGCCGCAACCACAGACACAGCAGCAGTCCGTGCAAGCGCCGGTGGCGGCGCCGGCGAGGCCGAAGCGCGCGGGCGGCGCGGACTCCACGGACTGGGTGGCCTCGTCGCTGACGCGGCGGTTCGGGATCGGCGCGGGGCTGGCGTGGGCCGGCTTCCTGGCCGTCGGCGTCGTGTCCGAGCAGCTCAAGACCCGCTTCGAGGTCGCGCAGCAGCAGGCCAACACCAA GGAcgtggagcaggagcaggaggtcGTCCTGCCCAACGGGATCAGGTACTACGAGAtgcgcgtcggcggcggcgacgtccCGCGGACGGGCGACCTGGTGGTGATCGACCTGCAGGGCCGGGTGGCCGGCGGGGAGGCGTTCGTGGACACGTTCGGCGACGGCAAGCGGCCGCTGGCGCTGGTGATGGGCTCCCGGCCGTACACCAGGGGCATGTGCGAGGGCGTCGAGTACGTGCtgcgctccatgagggccgGCGGCAAGCGGCGGGTGGTCGTCCCGCCGGGCCTCGCGTTCGGCGACGACGGCGCCGACTTCGGGGAGGAACACGTCCAGATCCCGCCCGGCGCCACGCTCGAGTACGTCGTGCAGGTCGACAAGGTGTCCATCGCGCCGGCGTGA